One Halarcobacter ebronensis genomic window carries:
- a CDS encoding YihY/virulence factor BrkB family protein, with amino-acid sequence MRDSDFVKNPLRSLLKLLDSFFNDDTTYYAASLSFFTIFSILPIFALLIYIISSLEIVQGYLDIFVNYTFDILNPTHSKEFVQAFKNYISNSNKLGIIGILYMLFVFIMFFKDYEYIVNKIHKAKRKPLFQSFFFYLVFLVTLPLMLAALNIALSFYDNSFFNWFVTFIFAWMIFFGLFKLSVNRPITIKAAAISSLFTLIVLSITKNLFVYYVVYNKTYTTIYGSLAILLFSFFWIYISWIIYLYGIKMCHKLNIKEELEAKK; translated from the coding sequence ATGAGAGATTCAGATTTTGTAAAAAATCCACTTAGGAGTCTTTTAAAACTATTAGACTCCTTTTTTAATGACGACACAACATATTATGCCGCTAGTCTTAGTTTCTTTACAATCTTCTCAATACTTCCAATTTTTGCACTTTTAATCTATATTATCTCAAGTTTAGAGATTGTTCAAGGTTATTTAGATATTTTTGTTAACTACACTTTTGATATTTTAAATCCAACACACTCAAAGGAGTTTGTTCAAGCTTTTAAAAACTATATCTCAAACTCAAACAAACTTGGAATAATAGGTATTTTATATATGCTTTTTGTTTTTATTATGTTTTTCAAAGATTATGAGTATATTGTTAATAAAATCCATAAAGCAAAAAGAAAACCACTTTTTCAGTCATTTTTCTTTTATCTTGTTTTCTTAGTTACACTTCCACTTATGTTAGCAGCTCTAAATATTGCTTTATCATTTTATGATAACTCATTTTTCAACTGGTTTGTAACTTTTATCTTTGCTTGGATGATATTTTTTGGGCTTTTTAAATTAAGTGTAAATAGACCAATTACAATAAAAGCAGCTGCAATTTCATCACTGTTTACTCTAATTGTATTATCAATTACAAAAAACCTTTTTGTATATTATGTTGTTTACAACAAAACATACACAACTATTTACGGCTCTTTGGCTATTTTACTCTTCTCATTTTTCTGGATTTATATCTCTTGGATAATCTATTTATATGGTATAAAAATGTGCCATAAATTGAATATAAAAGAGGAGTTAGAGGCTAAAAAATAA
- a CDS encoding type IV pili methyl-accepting chemotaxis transducer N-terminal domain-containing protein: MKRIGVGQKIKILGALLLSSIFCVIVITIYLNQKNIKDATIVNIAGKQRMLTQRITKNVFYLYQVRSNNFTEIDNAIDEFKFGLNTLRNGNSLLKISEAPTEKIAEQISKVTVLWNTFEKNVNQFKHALLKNDIEELNSIISYVYQTNNKLLEEVDEIVTLYTDYIEQKTAFIKNFQYLAFSFMFIFALYSLIQLKQIEANAKEFIDKYKEIGSHDITELEPIHVETEKEFVEMADNLNCFINKVNSAMGYSQTALEQSRMASEKLQDLADEFEDIIVELGDKNDIIKGIDRSEDIAIESSENLLRTTNKLNDLKKQLDLLLKSCEKQEV; encoded by the coding sequence ATGAAGAGAATAGGTGTTGGACAAAAGATTAAAATACTTGGAGCGTTACTGTTAAGCTCAATTTTTTGTGTTATTGTTATTACCATATATTTAAACCAAAAAAATATAAAAGATGCAACTATTGTAAATATTGCAGGTAAACAAAGAATGCTTACCCAAAGAATTACAAAAAATGTATTCTATTTATATCAAGTAAGATCTAACAATTTTACTGAAATTGATAATGCAATTGATGAGTTTAAATTTGGACTTAACACTTTAAGAAATGGAAATAGTTTATTAAAGATTTCAGAAGCTCCAACTGAAAAAATTGCAGAGCAAATTTCAAAGGTTACTGTTCTTTGGAATACTTTTGAAAAAAATGTTAATCAGTTTAAACATGCATTATTGAAAAATGATATTGAAGAATTAAACTCAATTATAAGTTATGTGTATCAGACAAATAATAAACTTCTTGAAGAGGTTGATGAAATTGTAACACTTTATACAGATTATATTGAGCAAAAAACAGCTTTTATTAAAAACTTTCAATATTTGGCCTTTTCATTTATGTTTATTTTTGCTTTATATTCATTAATTCAGTTAAAACAAATTGAGGCAAATGCTAAAGAGTTTATTGATAAATATAAAGAGATAGGTTCACACGATATTACAGAACTTGAGCCAATTCATGTTGAGACAGAAAAAGAGTTTGTTGAAATGGCAGATAATTTAAACTGCTTTATAAATAAAGTGAACTCTGCAATGGGTTACTCTCAAACGGCATTAGAACAATCAAGAATGGCATCAGAGAAATTGCAAGATTTAGCCGATGAGTTTGAAGATATAATAGTCGAATTGGGTGATAAAAATGACATAATAAAGGGAATTGACAGGAGTGAAGATATAGCAATAGAATCTTCTGAAAATCTATTAAGAACTACAAACAAATTAAATGATTTAAAAAAACAGCTTGATTTATTACTTAAAAGTTGTGAAAAACAAGAGGTCTAA
- a CDS encoding Crp/Fnr family transcriptional regulator, giving the protein MVNTKEAIKSISLFSHLSDEELELIVSMSDISSYNSDTILYYETETTDRLLFLIDGLLKVYKIDKYDNEIFLYYVYPNSMISELSNLNDNQINCFSNSEFLRDSLLLSIDFKRFKQEFLMQNEMVSKFINELIHKNQQLQCIVNRELVFDATSKVAFMLTNDLIMFNQLKRNEVALLLHIQPETLSRVLKRLVRNETITIDKGNVEILKPDELKSIYLGI; this is encoded by the coding sequence ATGGTTAATACAAAAGAAGCAATAAAATCTATTAGTCTTTTTTCACATTTGTCCGATGAAGAGTTAGAGCTAATTGTCTCAATGTCTGATATATCTTCATATAATTCAGATACTATTCTTTATTATGAAACTGAAACTACTGATAGATTATTATTTTTAATTGATGGTCTTTTAAAAGTTTATAAAATTGATAAATATGATAATGAAATCTTTTTATATTATGTCTATCCAAACTCAATGATTTCAGAACTATCAAATCTTAATGACAACCAAATTAATTGTTTTTCGAATAGTGAGTTTTTAAGAGATAGTCTACTTCTCTCTATAGATTTTAAAAGGTTTAAACAAGAGTTTTTGATGCAAAATGAGATGGTCTCTAAATTTATTAATGAACTTATTCATAAAAATCAACAACTACAGTGTATTGTTAATAGAGAGTTAGTATTTGATGCTACCTCAAAAGTTGCATTTATGTTAACCAATGATTTAATTATGTTTAATCAATTAAAAAGAAATGAAGTGGCGTTATTACTTCACATTCAACCAGAAACCTTATCAAGAGTATTAAAAAGATTAGTTAGAAATGAGACAATAACTATAGATAAGGGAAATGTTGAGATATTAAAGCCTGATGAATTAAAAAGTATCTATTTAGGAATATAA
- a CDS encoding nitrous oxide-stimulated promoter family protein, which produces MEIEKFKNELKTLKNFMELYCKHKHKNQLVFNKNISYKQESLPIDLNLCEECHTLINYSIERLQNCPHEIKPKCRKCPNPCYEKKEWKSLAKVMRYSGMKLGFIKIKRFFS; this is translated from the coding sequence ATGGAAATAGAAAAATTTAAAAATGAACTTAAAACTCTAAAAAATTTTATGGAGTTATATTGTAAACATAAACACAAAAATCAATTGGTTTTTAATAAAAATATCTCCTATAAACAAGAGAGTCTTCCAATTGATTTAAACCTTTGCGAAGAGTGTCATACTTTAATAAACTATAGTATAGAAAGACTACAAAACTGTCCCCACGAAATTAAACCAAAATGTAGAAAATGTCCAAATCCATGTTATGAAAAAAAAGAGTGGAAAAGCCTTGCAAAAGTAATGAGATATAGTGGAATGAAACTCGGATTTATCAAAATTAAGAGATTTTTTAGTTAA
- the napA gene encoding nitrate reductase catalytic subunit NapA yields MSLSRRDFLKSSAAASAAAAVGMSVPSNLSAAASNAEAGWRWDKAACRFCGTGCGIMMATKNGKIVAVKGDPAAPVNRGLNCIKGYFNAKIMYGADRLKTPLLRVNEKGEFDKNGKFAPVSWQRAFDEMEVHIKKALKASGPEGVGVFASGQYTVMEGYAAQKMMKGGFRSNAIDPNARHCMASAVVGFYQTFGIDEPSGCYDDIELTDTVVSWGSNMAEMHPILWSRVTDRKLSDPNNVKVVNISTYRHRTSDLADMEIIFTPNTDLALWNYIAHEIVYNYPEAIDWDFVKKHIVFAASPVNMGYGMRRADEKSIKEGKYSPKEMEIISKEMKKVVSETEAPALAPYGYKAGDVMENKDQGLKHWEISFEEYKKFLAPYTVDYVAEIAKGNPDEDIEEFKKKLKTLASLYIQKNRKVVSFWTMGMNQHTRGTWVNTLAYNVHFLLNKQAKPGSGAFSLTGQPSACGTAREVGTFCHRLPADMMVANGDHRKIVENRWKIPEGTLNPVGNQHIMKIHRDIEDGVIKFAWVNVCNPYQDTASASHWIKAARQMDNFIVCSDGYPGISAKVSDLILPSAMIYEKWGAYGNAERRTQHWRQQVIPVGDSMSDTWQWVELSKRFTVKDLWGEYTLRNGKKLPDVTSKAKELGYDENTTMFDILFANNEAKSYKLDLEDPIQKGYDNTEGFGDARNVVGSDGEVWKGYGFFIQKYLFEEYAWFGRGHAHDLADFDTYHRVRGLKWPVVDGKETQWRFNAKYDPYAKKYGQETGDTDFAFYGKIAKALPQGDLLGIKDKTKKALKNKAKIFARPYMDPPEKPDEEYPLWLSTGRVLEHWHSGTMTMRVPELYRAVPEALCYMHPEDAKKNDLIQGDLCWVESRRGKVKARVETRGRNRPSRGLVFVPWFDEKVFINKVCLDATCPQSKQTDFKKCAVKIYKA; encoded by the coding sequence ATGTCACTTTCAAGAAGAGATTTTCTAAAAAGTTCTGCAGCAGCTTCAGCAGCAGCTGCAGTTGGTATGAGCGTACCAAGTAATCTTAGTGCAGCTGCATCAAATGCCGAGGCTGGCTGGAGATGGGACAAAGCAGCATGTAGATTCTGTGGTACAGGATGTGGAATTATGATGGCAACAAAAAATGGAAAAATTGTTGCAGTTAAAGGTGACCCAGCAGCACCTGTTAACAGAGGATTAAACTGTATTAAAGGGTACTTTAATGCAAAAATCATGTATGGGGCAGATAGATTAAAAACTCCACTTTTAAGAGTAAATGAAAAAGGTGAGTTTGATAAAAATGGGAAATTTGCTCCTGTATCTTGGCAAAGAGCTTTTGATGAGATGGAAGTACATATCAAAAAAGCACTGAAAGCAAGTGGACCTGAAGGTGTTGGTGTATTTGCATCAGGACAATATACGGTTATGGAAGGTTATGCAGCGCAAAAAATGATGAAGGGTGGATTTAGATCAAATGCTATCGACCCAAATGCAAGACACTGTATGGCTTCAGCTGTTGTTGGTTTTTATCAAACCTTTGGTATTGATGAGCCAAGTGGTTGTTATGATGACATTGAACTTACTGATACTGTTGTATCTTGGGGTTCAAATATGGCAGAAATGCACCCTATTTTATGGTCAAGAGTAACAGATAGAAAACTATCTGATCCAAATAATGTAAAAGTTGTAAATATCTCAACTTACAGACATAGAACTTCAGACTTAGCAGATATGGAAATCATCTTTACTCCAAATACAGACCTTGCTTTATGGAACTATATAGCTCACGAGATTGTATATAACTATCCAGAAGCAATTGATTGGGATTTTGTTAAAAAACATATTGTTTTTGCAGCTAGTCCGGTTAATATGGGTTATGGGATGAGAAGAGCTGATGAAAAATCTATTAAAGAGGGGAAATACTCTCCTAAAGAGATGGAAATTATCTCTAAAGAGATGAAAAAAGTTGTTTCTGAAACAGAAGCTCCTGCACTTGCTCCTTATGGATATAAAGCTGGTGATGTAATGGAAAACAAAGACCAAGGTCTTAAACACTGGGAGATCTCTTTTGAAGAGTATAAAAAATTTCTTGCACCATATACAGTAGATTATGTTGCCGAAATTGCAAAAGGAAATCCTGATGAAGATATTGAAGAGTTTAAGAAAAAACTTAAAACTTTAGCTTCATTATATATTCAAAAAAACAGAAAAGTTGTATCTTTTTGGACAATGGGTATGAACCAACACACAAGAGGTACTTGGGTAAATACTTTAGCATATAATGTACACTTCTTATTAAATAAACAAGCAAAACCAGGTTCTGGTGCATTTTCACTAACTGGGCAACCAAGTGCATGTGGTACTGCAAGAGAAGTTGGAACATTTTGTCACAGATTACCTGCTGATATGATGGTTGCAAATGGTGACCATAGAAAAATAGTAGAGAATAGATGGAAAATTCCAGAAGGTACACTAAATCCTGTCGGAAATCAACATATAATGAAAATCCACAGAGATATTGAAGATGGTGTTATTAAATTTGCTTGGGTAAATGTATGTAATCCTTATCAAGATACAGCAAGTGCTAGTCACTGGATTAAAGCAGCAAGACAAATGGATAACTTTATTGTTTGTTCTGATGGTTATCCAGGTATCTCTGCAAAAGTTTCTGACCTTATTTTACCTAGTGCTATGATTTATGAAAAATGGGGTGCATATGGAAATGCAGAGAGAAGAACACAACACTGGAGACAACAAGTAATTCCAGTAGGCGATTCAATGAGTGATACTTGGCAATGGGTTGAGTTATCAAAAAGATTTACTGTTAAAGATTTATGGGGTGAATACACTCTAAGAAATGGTAAAAAACTTCCAGATGTGACTTCTAAAGCAAAAGAGTTAGGATATGATGAAAATACAACAATGTTTGATATTTTATTTGCTAACAATGAAGCAAAAAGTTACAAACTAGATTTAGAAGACCCTATCCAAAAAGGTTATGACAACACTGAAGGATTTGGTGATGCTAGAAATGTAGTTGGAAGTGATGGAGAGGTTTGGAAAGGGTATGGTTTCTTTATCCAAAAATATCTATTTGAAGAGTATGCTTGGTTTGGAAGAGGACACGCTCACGATTTAGCTGACTTTGATACTTACCATAGAGTTAGAGGACTTAAATGGCCAGTTGTTGATGGAAAAGAGACTCAATGGAGATTTAATGCAAAATATGACCCATATGCAAAAAAATATGGTCAAGAGACTGGTGATACAGATTTTGCATTTTATGGAAAAATTGCAAAAGCTCTTCCACAAGGAGACCTTTTAGGAATTAAAGACAAAACTAAAAAAGCATTGAAAAACAAAGCAAAAATCTTTGCAAGACCATATATGGATCCACCTGAAAAACCAGATGAAGAGTATCCTTTATGGTTAAGTACGGGTAGGGTTTTAGAACATTGGCATAGTGGAACTATGACAATGAGAGTTCCTGAACTTTACAGAGCAGTTCCAGAGGCTTTATGTTATATGCACCCTGAAGATGCTAAGAAAAATGACCTAATTCAAGGTGACCTTTGTTGGGTTGAATCTAGACGTGGAAAAGTTAAAGCTAGAGTTGAAACAAGAGGAAGAAATAGACCTTCTAGAGGATTGGTATTTGTACCATGGTTTGATGAAAAAGTTTTCATTAATAAAGTTTGTTTGGATGCGACTTGTCCACAATCAAAACAGACAGACTTTAAAAAATGTGCGGTAAAAATATATAAAGCATAA
- the napG gene encoding ferredoxin-type protein NapG, whose translation MKSEEISDRRRFFLTMARAAGLAALGGLVWSAYVDEVTASQLTLRPPGALDEKDFLKTCIKCGMCVEACPYDTLKLAKPGDNKPLGTPFFEPREVPCYMCVDIPCVPVCPTDALSLDKVSTNGQLNINQAKMGVAVVDTKNCIAYWGIQCDACYRACPLLDVAIKLEYAQNERTGKHAYLKPIVDSDFCTGCGLCERACVTEKASIFVLPREVALGKAGDYYIKGWDKNDEKRLEHATSKTTKTEISKHKAIDSLNDMKGLLDD comes from the coding sequence ATGAAAAGTGAAGAGATAAGTGACAGAAGAAGATTCTTTCTAACAATGGCAAGAGCAGCAGGACTTGCTGCCCTTGGAGGACTTGTATGGAGTGCTTATGTTGATGAAGTTACAGCCTCACAACTAACTCTTAGACCTCCTGGAGCTTTAGATGAAAAGGATTTTCTAAAAACTTGTATCAAATGTGGAATGTGCGTTGAAGCATGTCCATATGACACACTAAAATTAGCAAAACCAGGTGATAATAAACCTCTTGGAACACCATTTTTTGAACCAAGAGAAGTCCCTTGTTATATGTGTGTTGATATTCCATGTGTTCCTGTTTGCCCTACTGATGCTTTGAGTTTAGACAAAGTAAGTACAAACGGACAACTAAATATCAACCAAGCTAAAATGGGTGTAGCTGTAGTTGATACAAAAAACTGCATTGCCTATTGGGGAATTCAGTGTGATGCTTGTTATAGAGCCTGTCCCTTATTAGATGTTGCTATTAAGTTAGAGTATGCACAAAACGAAAGAACAGGAAAACACGCCTACTTAAAACCTATAGTAGATAGTGATTTTTGTACAGGATGTGGTCTTTGTGAAAGAGCATGTGTGACTGAAAAAGCCTCTATTTTTGTTCTACCAAGAGAAGTTGCTCTTGGAAAGGCTGGAGATTATTACATCAAAGGTTGGGATAAAAACGATGAGAAAAGATTGGAACATGCAACTAGCAAAACTACAAAAACTGAGATTAGCAAACATAAAGCTATAGACTCATTAAATGATATGAAAGGACTATTAGATGATTAA
- the napH gene encoding quinol dehydrogenase ferredoxin subunit NapH, with protein MIKNRFLILRRLVQISLMVLYFGANAWGWNILIGNLSSSKILGLIPMSDPYAVLQMFVSGAIIASDIFVGALIAVLFYSIIGGRAFCSWVCPVNMITDLANYIRRKFGLNRIQKKQPATRSMRYWIIAISLVISAIFGVAAFEFISPISMLHRGIIFGLGFGWAAILIIFLFDLFVLKNGWCGHICPLGGFYSLIGRFSLIRVRHQEEKCTLCMKCKEVCPESQVLFMVGKSSGQVLSGECTNCARCVEVCDDDALNFSIRDLLNSKNKES; from the coding sequence ATGATTAAAAATAGATTTTTAATCCTTAGAAGATTAGTTCAAATATCGCTTATGGTTTTATACTTTGGTGCAAATGCTTGGGGATGGAATATATTAATTGGAAATCTAAGTTCATCAAAAATTTTAGGACTTATTCCAATGAGTGATCCTTATGCAGTATTGCAAATGTTTGTTTCAGGAGCTATTATTGCTTCAGATATCTTTGTTGGTGCATTAATTGCCGTATTGTTCTACTCAATAATAGGTGGTAGAGCATTTTGTTCTTGGGTTTGTCCTGTCAATATGATAACTGATTTAGCAAACTATATAAGAAGAAAATTTGGATTAAATAGAATCCAAAAAAAACAACCAGCAACTAGAAGTATGAGATATTGGATAATTGCTATAAGCTTAGTTATCTCAGCTATCTTTGGTGTAGCAGCATTTGAGTTTATATCTCCAATATCAATGCTTCACAGAGGTATTATCTTTGGTTTAGGTTTTGGTTGGGCAGCAATTTTAATAATCTTCTTATTTGATCTTTTTGTTTTGAAAAATGGCTGGTGCGGACATATATGTCCTTTAGGAGGGTTTTACTCTCTAATAGGCAGATTTAGCCTTATTAGAGTAAGACACCAAGAAGAGAAGTGCACACTTTGTATGAAGTGTAAAGAGGTTTGTCCAGAGAGTCAAGTTCTGTTTATGGTTGGAAAATCATCAGGACAAGTTCTATCTGGAGAGTGTACAAACTGTGCAAGATGTGTTGAAGTTTGTGATGACGATGCATTAAACTTCTCTATTAGAGATTTATTAAACAGTAAAAATAAGGAGAGTTGA
- a CDS encoding nitrate reductase cytochrome c-type subunit encodes MKLVTKLGFGLAVTSFIVFIGCSQAQPTYSEESLGLRKVDLYSESSVIPDKTEYNETAPSTGGKTLDRAFQDAPPMIPHSVDGMLPITVDNNQCVGCHAPEVAPSLGALPYPQSHMINFRPDTSLAADGKITKNGKEIDNTSSEKLADVSIKKLASLSGARFNCSQCHAPQSKGQLVENTFQPDYTTEDGAKKSDWSGSKLTEGLDTLLDK; translated from the coding sequence ATGAAACTTGTTACTAAACTTGGCTTTGGTTTAGCAGTAACTTCATTTATTGTATTTATAGGTTGTAGTCAAGCTCAACCAACATATTCAGAAGAGTCATTAGGTTTAAGAAAAGTTGATTTATACAGCGAAAGCAGTGTAATTCCAGATAAAACAGAGTATAACGAAACAGCTCCTAGTACAGGAGGAAAAACTCTTGATAGAGCGTTCCAAGATGCTCCACCAATGATTCCTCACAGTGTAGATGGAATGTTACCTATTACAGTAGATAATAATCAATGTGTAGGATGTCACGCACCAGAAGTTGCTCCTTCATTGGGTGCTTTGCCTTATCCACAATCACATATGATTAATTTTAGACCTGATACATCTTTGGCTGCTGATGGGAAAATTACAAAAAATGGTAAAGAGATTGATAACACTTCTAGTGAAAAACTTGCAGATGTTTCAATTAAAAAACTAGCTAGCCTAAGTGGTGCTAGATTTAACTGTTCACAATGTCATGCTCCTCAAAGTAAAGGACAATTGGTTGAAAATACTTTCCAACCAGATTATACAACTGAAGATGGGGCTAAAAAATCAGATTGGAGTGGTTCTAAACTAACTGAAGGTTTAGATACTCTATTGGATAAATAA
- a CDS encoding ferredoxin-type protein NapF codes for MDRRELFSSLASSKEQKQESLIRPPYYKEIDSFLKGCNTCNKECATSCEENIIIIKEDGTPTIDFSKGGCTYCDDCAKSCPNEVLSVEYKRVIDVKVEIDILKCMSWHNTMCFSCKDPCLDDAIKFLGMFRPSIDEKLCTNCGFCLNICPSDAIKIINKRS; via the coding sequence ATGGATAGAAGAGAGCTTTTTAGCTCTCTTGCTAGCTCTAAAGAGCAAAAACAAGAGAGTTTGATTAGACCACCATACTATAAAGAAATAGATTCTTTTCTCAAAGGGTGTAACACTTGTAATAAAGAGTGTGCCACCTCTTGCGAAGAGAATATTATTATAATAAAAGAGGATGGTACACCAACTATCGATTTTTCAAAAGGTGGATGTACTTACTGTGATGATTGTGCAAAGAGTTGTCCAAATGAAGTATTAAGCGTTGAATATAAAAGAGTTATTGATGTTAAAGTTGAAATAGATATACTAAAGTGTATGAGTTGGCATAATACAATGTGTTTTTCTTGCAAAGACCCTTGTTTGGATGATGCCATAAAATTTTTAGGAATGTTTAGACCGTCAATTGATGAAAAACTTTGTACAAATTGTGGTTTTTGTCTAAATATTTGCCCAAGTGATGCAATAAAAATAATCAATAAAAGGAGCTAA